Proteins found in one Methanomassiliicoccales archaeon genomic segment:
- a CDS encoding amino acid permease, translating to MTEPLDHKSGEVEVTLRRDLGLLEVLMIGIGPNIGSTIFILIGAAAGIAGPAIILAFVLNFFVTLFTAMAYAELASAFPETGGGYLWIKEGMFPPFGFLGGWMSWIGHCIACSVYAIGFGVGVNIFMNLYGLSFFGISADDIGKMASVLIALVFIYLNYRGVKGAGRSEIFVSFILMGVILIFLVFSVFFILTNPQTSANYDPFVPMGTLSIFVSMGFTFMVFEGYEVVAQTGEEAKDPERTVPRAMFLCIAISAVLFVSTAIVAIGVSGSQNLANAGLDGSEAIAHTASISVPFIGAALIGFGIIVGSIAAVNSIVFSASRVSFAMGRDGNLPSAFGRLHPKKQTPVTALLISGVVIIGMTLLLPLKQVASVADILILLLFTLVNISAITLRRNRPDVKRHFITPWFPIIPLIGIATKLFLAVTLFFYEPFAWYMAFAVINVGLLLHYFAKGKKEIERAPIPVRAPRTEEELERYRVLIPIDDPRNIAAIDLGCMVASEHGGELMLMSV from the coding sequence ATGACAGAACCATTGGATCATAAGTCTGGTGAGGTAGAGGTCACCCTTCGAAGGGACCTTGGCCTGCTCGAGGTACTTATGATAGGCATAGGGCCGAACATCGGTTCCACCATCTTCATTCTCATCGGTGCCGCGGCGGGCATAGCCGGTCCGGCGATCATACTCGCCTTCGTCCTGAACTTTTTCGTCACCCTTTTCACCGCCATGGCCTACGCGGAGCTTGCATCGGCGTTCCCCGAGACCGGCGGCGGGTATCTCTGGATCAAAGAAGGCATGTTCCCCCCATTTGGTTTCCTTGGCGGATGGATGTCTTGGATCGGCCATTGTATAGCCTGCTCAGTCTACGCCATCGGATTCGGTGTGGGCGTTAACATTTTCATGAACCTTTATGGATTATCTTTCTTTGGAATCAGCGCCGACGACATCGGAAAGATGGCGTCCGTGCTGATCGCACTTGTTTTCATCTATCTGAACTACCGGGGGGTCAAAGGTGCAGGGAGGTCGGAGATATTCGTCTCATTCATCCTGATGGGAGTAATATTGATCTTCCTGGTCTTCTCGGTGTTCTTCATACTGACAAACCCCCAGACTTCCGCAAATTATGACCCCTTTGTACCCATGGGGACTCTCTCGATTTTCGTTTCGATGGGATTCACCTTCATGGTTTTCGAGGGCTACGAGGTCGTGGCTCAGACTGGAGAAGAAGCTAAGGATCCCGAAAGGACCGTTCCACGGGCCATGTTCCTTTGCATCGCGATCAGTGCGGTCCTGTTCGTCTCCACCGCAATCGTTGCGATCGGAGTCTCTGGGTCCCAAAACCTAGCCAATGCAGGTCTTGACGGTTCGGAAGCCATTGCGCACACAGCTTCCATTTCTGTACCCTTTATCGGGGCAGCGTTGATCGGTTTCGGGATAATCGTCGGCTCGATCGCCGCTGTAAACTCGATCGTCTTTTCCGCATCTAGGGTCTCCTTTGCCATGGGTCGGGACGGCAATCTGCCTTCCGCATTTGGCAGACTCCATCCCAAGAAACAGACTCCAGTGACCGCTCTTCTGATAAGTGGAGTGGTCATCATCGGCATGACTCTCTTGCTGCCGCTGAAACAGGTGGCTTCGGTGGCAGACATTCTAATATTATTATTGTTCACACTGGTCAATATCTCGGCCATCACCTTGAGGAGGAACAGGCCCGATGTCAAGCGTCACTTCATCACTCCTTGGTTCCCTATCATACCGCTTATCGGGATTGCCACAAAGCTTTTCCTAGCGGTCACTCTGTTCTTTTACGAACCCTTCGCCTGGTACATGGCGTTCGCGGTCATCAACGTGGGACTTCTGCTGCACTACTTCGCCAAGGGCAAGAAGGAGATCGAGCGTGCCCCAATACCGGTTCGTGCCCCGCGCACGGAAGAGGAGCTGGAAAGATACCGTGTCCTCATCCCCATCGACGATCCCAGAAATATCGCCGCCATCGACCTGGGATGCATGGTCGCTTCTGAGCACGGCGGAGAACTGATGCTGATGAGCGTC
- a CDS encoding ATP-binding cassette domain-containing protein, with protein MTDEMIIETRGLTYAYANKVVALDDINMTIPKGKKTALLGPNGAGKSTLFLHFNGIFKPKAGTVSFEGKEISYRRNELDALRSSIAVVLQNPDDQIFSATVEEDVAFGPMNMGLPRDEVERRVAESLSFVGMDRHRERPTQQLSFGQRKRVSLAGALAMRPKVLVMDEPTAGLDAQMVHELLELADELNYKGLTVIMSTHDVETAYAWADEIRVLDRGKLIYSGDPNGFFVDAGRVRRLGLSVPMMFEMNRELSDRSVRPLGPYPRTTLELAQKFAPFGALRGVLSLFPTEDLPDRQEGIRSDILCRTSSTGTYGAVARRLMKERSISVDYSFDALENCIHDVITGKDATIFAEKPLFPLIESRLARFNREYGIDIRPVNKPT; from the coding sequence ATGACCGATGAAATGATAATCGAGACCAGAGGGCTGACCTATGCCTATGCCAACAAGGTTGTGGCACTTGACGACATCAATATGACGATCCCGAAAGGAAAGAAGACTGCCTTGCTGGGACCGAACGGGGCCGGCAAGTCGACCCTTTTCCTCCATTTCAATGGAATATTCAAACCGAAGGCGGGCACGGTCTCGTTCGAAGGGAAGGAGATATCTTATCGCCGGAACGAGCTGGACGCGCTCCGTTCCAGCATAGCCGTCGTCCTTCAGAATCCGGACGATCAGATATTCTCCGCCACCGTGGAGGAGGATGTGGCCTTCGGCCCAATGAACATGGGACTGCCACGGGACGAGGTGGAGCGGCGTGTGGCCGAGTCGCTCTCCTTCGTTGGAATGGACAGGCACCGGGAAAGGCCCACCCAACAGCTCTCCTTCGGTCAAAGGAAGAGGGTTTCATTGGCCGGGGCGTTGGCCATGCGGCCCAAGGTGTTGGTCATGGACGAGCCAACGGCGGGGCTCGATGCCCAAATGGTCCATGAGCTGCTGGAGCTTGCCGACGAGCTGAACTACAAGGGTCTGACGGTGATCATGTCAACGCACGATGTGGAGACGGCTTATGCCTGGGCCGACGAGATCAGGGTTCTGGACCGGGGAAAACTGATATATTCCGGTGATCCGAACGGCTTCTTCGTCGATGCCGGTCGAGTGAGGCGTCTCGGCCTGTCCGTCCCGATGATGTTCGAGATGAACCGGGAGCTCTCCGATCGGTCGGTCCGACCTCTTGGACCGTATCCGCGTACCACACTGGAGCTGGCACAGAAGTTCGCACCCTTTGGGGCGTTGCGCGGTGTTCTATCCCTGTTCCCGACCGAGGACCTGCCCGATCGGCAGGAAGGGATCCGCTCGGACATTCTCTGCCGAACCTCATCCACCGGGACGTATGGGGCGGTGGCGCGGCGTCTTATGAAGGAACGCTCGATCAGTGTCGATTACAGTTTCGATGCCTTGGAGAACTGCATTCACGACGTTATCACAGGGAAGGACGCCACGATTTTCGCAGAAAAGCCGCTCTTTCCGTTGATCGAATCCCGACTGGCTCGGTTCAATCGGGAATATGGGATTGACATACGGCCGGTGAATAAACCGACCTGA
- a CDS encoding energy-coupling factor ABC transporter permease, with translation MHIMEGFLPPLWCLFWYLVSLPFIVWGARRIRSMFREHPEQKLVLAVSGAFVFVLSSLKLPSVGGSSSHPTGTGLSTILYGPAVTAVLATIVLVFQALLLAHGGITTLGANVFSMGIAGPFVAYAVFKGLRRARAPLSASVFIAAFLADMITYVVTSFQLALAYPSGGSVVVSLEAFLAIFAITQIPLAIAEGILIVIFFDFLSRSRPDVVQGCDVVRKESKRTRMAYLVGLAAIVAVIAVAYFFNLTSDLKGADDRGGELIQGIVPDYQPWFNSIWTPSSTMEIGLFMLQTLIGLAIIAYVVHRFRKGKRTKSSEPAPAGGPTSIDEIAFASPMRRWPPLGKLLLSLSLLLASIFASSVVVPLLVLASGVLLLAYSTRFQFPRVVLIAIMDGLAVLAVGAVVIALITPGASLYSMDLLGIKFILSDNGMNLGLLVFVRALAGMSVMLFFATSTPIPHLSEAMEQVRLPQEVSELVVLIYRYSFLLMELLGTMYQAAQCRLGFKGVRNKFRTSGKLAVGLFTRSMEVADRSQVALECRGFRGQFHSFRPPARVTWGWIIVPLLLFSALYVLNFAVFGSFKLW, from the coding sequence ATGCACATAATGGAAGGGTTCCTCCCACCGCTCTGGTGCCTTTTCTGGTATCTCGTCTCCCTTCCGTTCATCGTCTGGGGTGCCCGTCGGATCAGGTCGATGTTTCGGGAGCATCCGGAACAGAAGTTGGTGTTGGCAGTGTCCGGCGCATTCGTTTTCGTGCTGTCATCGCTAAAGCTGCCTTCAGTCGGCGGGTCCTCTTCCCATCCGACCGGGACAGGTCTGTCCACGATCCTTTACGGACCGGCCGTGACCGCTGTCCTGGCCACCATCGTCCTGGTATTCCAAGCCCTGTTGCTGGCCCATGGGGGCATAACCACGCTTGGGGCGAACGTTTTCTCCATGGGGATCGCCGGTCCGTTCGTCGCCTATGCCGTCTTCAAGGGCCTCAGGCGGGCCAGGGCGCCGCTCTCAGCCTCCGTTTTCATCGCGGCGTTCCTCGCGGATATGATCACCTATGTGGTGACATCATTCCAACTGGCCTTGGCCTATCCTTCGGGCGGGAGCGTTGTGGTCTCGTTGGAGGCCTTCCTGGCAATCTTCGCCATCACCCAAATACCGCTGGCCATAGCCGAGGGGATCCTCATCGTCATCTTCTTCGACTTCCTTTCCAGGAGCCGTCCGGATGTCGTCCAAGGTTGCGATGTCGTGCGTAAGGAGTCGAAACGGACCAGGATGGCCTATCTTGTCGGCCTCGCCGCCATCGTTGCCGTCATCGCAGTGGCCTATTTCTTCAACCTGACCTCGGACCTGAAAGGAGCCGATGACCGGGGAGGGGAACTGATACAGGGGATCGTCCCTGACTACCAGCCCTGGTTCAACAGCATTTGGACACCCTCATCAACGATGGAGATAGGACTGTTCATGCTTCAGACGCTGATCGGATTGGCGATCATCGCATATGTAGTTCACCGGTTCAGGAAAGGTAAGAGGACCAAGTCATCAGAGCCGGCCCCTGCCGGCGGGCCCACGTCCATCGACGAGATCGCGTTCGCCTCACCGATGAGGCGATGGCCTCCGCTGGGCAAGCTTCTCCTTTCCCTGTCGCTGCTACTGGCGTCCATATTTGCCTCCTCCGTGGTAGTGCCGCTGTTGGTACTGGCATCAGGTGTCCTGTTGCTGGCCTATTCCACCCGTTTCCAATTCCCCCGGGTGGTGCTGATCGCAATAATGGACGGCCTGGCTGTGCTGGCGGTGGGGGCGGTCGTCATCGCCCTCATCACGCCAGGGGCAAGCCTCTATTCGATGGATCTGCTGGGGATCAAATTCATCCTTTCAGACAACGGCATGAATCTGGGGCTGCTGGTGTTCGTCAGGGCATTGGCCGGGATGTCTGTGATGCTCTTCTTTGCCACGTCGACGCCGATCCCCCACCTCTCGGAAGCGATGGAGCAGGTCCGACTGCCCCAGGAAGTATCCGAGCTGGTGGTGTTGATCTACCGTTACTCGTTCTTGTTGATGGAGCTGCTGGGCACAATGTATCAGGCTGCCCAATGCCGTCTTGGATTCAAAGGAGTCCGCAACAAGTTCCGCACCTCTGGAAAGCTGGCCGTCGGGCTCTTCACACGTTCGATGGAGGTGGCGGACCGTTCCCAGGTGGCGTTGGAATGCCGGGGCTTCCGGGGGCAGTTCCATTCGTTCCGTCCTCCGGCAAGGGTGACCTGGGGCTGGATAATCGTTCCATTACTGCTGTTCTCTGCTCTGTACGTTCTCAACTTTGCGGTGTTCGGGTCGTTCAAACTATGGTGA
- a CDS encoding transcriptional repressor: MPKARWTKQLKVIVDIVYTSDDPINAEQVYRIARERLPNVSLGTVYRNLNKLVLEGLISESRIGTSAAFVRHPFSNTHFECTVCHKVFTVPFDLNVLELSRRTGLGVERWELHLRGVCPECEQKCT; the protein is encoded by the coding sequence ATGCCCAAAGCGCGATGGACCAAGCAGTTGAAGGTGATAGTCGACATCGTCTACACGAGCGATGACCCGATCAACGCCGAGCAGGTCTACCGGATAGCCAGGGAAAGATTGCCGAACGTCAGCCTGGGCACGGTCTATCGGAACCTCAACAAGCTGGTGCTCGAGGGGCTGATATCGGAGTCGCGCATTGGGACCTCCGCTGCTTTCGTCCGGCATCCGTTCTCCAACACACATTTCGAATGCACGGTCTGTCATAAGGTGTTCACCGTTCCTTTCGATCTTAACGTCCTGGAATTGTCCCGCAGGACCGGACTGGGGGTAGAAAGGTGGGAGCTGCACCTCCGCGGTGTCTGCCCGGAGTGTGAGCAGAAATGCACATAA
- a CDS encoding fibronectin type III domain-containing protein encodes MELNDLRIPRFLFVFVVIQLTLMAVLPVAMAAKPQVVPSEPYAVGASNWNGVAHIWWREPNQTGPGITHYLVYREINGTGTVLLSQLNDTDLEYNDRMPSWASTMTYWIVAENIIGLSNPSDNVTLVPNSFPSVPIGLRAVAGTDFVDLSWNAPISNAGNNITQYEVRRQSSSGDSTLFYVSVGLSDVPITSVHDDQAGTGTVYTYNVKALTNNSESGWSDSVTVTTPVKNINDNSGLLSVFAVVIAVIALQMAIVAVYVVVKRKAFRPKPPELP; translated from the coding sequence TTGGAGCTGAATGATTTGAGAATCCCTCGTTTCCTCTTCGTGTTTGTGGTCATCCAATTGACGTTGATGGCCGTCCTCCCCGTCGCCATGGCTGCCAAGCCCCAGGTGGTCCCCTCCGAGCCGTACGCGGTAGGGGCTTCCAATTGGAACGGGGTCGCCCATATCTGGTGGAGGGAGCCGAACCAGACCGGTCCGGGGATAACCCACTATCTGGTCTACCGTGAGATCAATGGAACCGGAACAGTGCTTCTGTCCCAATTGAACGATACCGACCTCGAATATAACGATCGTATGCCATCCTGGGCATCGACGATGACCTATTGGATAGTGGCTGAGAACATCATCGGCCTTAGTAACCCGAGCGATAACGTGACCCTCGTTCCGAATTCCTTCCCCAGCGTGCCGATCGGACTCCGGGCGGTGGCCGGAACGGATTTTGTTGATCTCTCTTGGAATGCCCCGATATCGAATGCGGGGAACAATATCACCCAGTATGAGGTGAGAAGGCAATCGTCATCGGGCGATTCGACCTTATTCTATGTCTCGGTCGGCCTCTCGGATGTCCCTATCACTTCAGTCCATGATGACCAGGCGGGCACGGGGACCGTATACACCTACAATGTGAAGGCCCTGACCAACAACAGCGAATCGGGATGGAGCGATAGCGTGACAGTGACCACGCCGGTCAAGAACATCAACGACAATAGCGGTCTCCTGTCCGTTTTCGCGGTGGTGATAGCGGTCATCGCTCTTCAGATGGCGATCGTTGCGGTGTATGTGGTCGTGAAGCGCAAGGCCTTCAGGCCGAAGCCGCCCGAACTTCCTTGA
- a CDS encoding GNAT family N-acetyltransferase, with product MIRFRAMNRSDIPSLVKMSRENMASIIRSAWGMEWRDEPLLEWLMSKDVDTEVAMVDEELAGYVSLETVDRYMFVTSIQLWKDMQHRGFGTEIMKHVESKALGAGYEGVELVVQMTNDEALRFYRHLGYRKVCRKGNNYLMRKTLIGPGKG from the coding sequence ATGATCCGTTTCCGGGCGATGAACCGCAGCGACATCCCTTCCCTGGTCAAAATGAGCCGGGAAAACATGGCGAGCATCATCCGCTCGGCATGGGGGATGGAATGGCGGGACGAGCCCCTTCTGGAATGGCTCATGTCCAAGGACGTGGACACCGAGGTGGCCATGGTCGACGAAGAGCTCGCCGGCTATGTGTCTCTGGAGACGGTCGACCGCTATATGTTCGTAACCTCCATACAATTGTGGAAGGACATGCAGCATCGCGGATTCGGCACCGAGATCATGAAGCACGTCGAGTCAAAGGCCCTGGGAGCCGGATATGAGGGTGTAGAGCTTGTGGTCCAGATGACAAATGATGAGGCGCTGCGCTTCTACCGTCATCTCGGTTACAGGAAGGTCTGCCGAAAGGGGAACAATTACCTTATGCGCAAGACCTTGATCGGTCCAGGGAAAGGTTGA
- a CDS encoding iron-sulfur cluster assembly accessory protein, producing MVEVTEEATKYIKDLIAKNSKQGFGIRIYLSGMGCSGPQFGMSFQDKAKDGDVEQKADEFSLYYDKETKEVLDSCTVDFIETPYGSGLIVHNPNMAGCSSCGGGCH from the coding sequence ATGGTGGAAGTCACTGAAGAAGCCACTAAATACATCAAGGACCTGATAGCGAAGAACAGCAAGCAGGGATTCGGGATCAGGATATACCTTTCAGGAATGGGCTGCTCTGGCCCGCAGTTCGGGATGTCCTTCCAGGACAAGGCAAAAGATGGGGATGTGGAACAGAAAGCGGACGAGTTCTCGCTGTATTACGACAAGGAGACGAAGGAAGTCCTCGACTCCTGCACCGTCGACTTCATCGAGACCCCGTACGGTTCCGGCCTCATCGTCCACAACCCGAACATGGCAGGATGCAGTTCCTGCGGCGGCGGATGCCACTAA
- a CDS encoding DEAD/DEAH box helicase, with protein sequence MFLEHPLIKKDVVEQREYQVDLARLALRSNTLVVLPTGMGKTVVALIVMANVLQKGKGKVLLLAPTKPLVDQHASFFRDMIIGKSVTVLTGEVDPEEREALWIQNDVIVSTPQVVANDLKHERVSLKDVQLIVFDEAHRAIGNYAYVAVAQQFKDYCRLVLGMTASPGGNKAKIKEVCENLGIVDIEVRTEFDPDVAPYVQDVQMQHIEVDVPVDMRKIIAILSSLYETYIKELTNMGMLDRGRPVNMRYLLDLQTNLQARLRSGEKNKNIYRALSLQAMAVKMEHALGLAETQGTSALNAYFERLVAEANSDEGSKASKVVVSSEQFKDVLELMKTIRSEHPKLSKVMSIVSQQVNDKPNSRVLVFTHYRDTCDLMATKLSTIPGVKVAKLMGQADRVGEKGLSQKGQVGVLDKFRNGEYNVVVATSVGEEGLDVAQTDLVVFYEPVASEIRSIQRRGRTGRKRAGRVVILITKDTRDQAYYYASIKKESAMRKRLKALSEELKEEKAQCKDEGPESDKRPDKPGQASLFDF encoded by the coding sequence GTGTTCTTGGAGCATCCTCTAATAAAGAAGGACGTGGTCGAGCAGCGCGAATACCAGGTTGACCTGGCAAGATTGGCGTTGCGCTCCAACACGTTGGTCGTTCTGCCCACCGGGATGGGCAAGACCGTTGTCGCGTTGATCGTAATGGCCAACGTCCTGCAGAAGGGCAAGGGTAAGGTTCTCCTTCTGGCACCGACAAAACCATTGGTGGACCAGCATGCATCCTTTTTCCGCGATATGATCATCGGAAAATCAGTGACCGTCCTAACCGGGGAGGTCGACCCGGAAGAGCGGGAGGCGCTGTGGATCCAGAATGACGTTATCGTCTCCACGCCCCAGGTGGTTGCCAACGACCTGAAGCACGAAAGGGTGTCCCTCAAGGACGTCCAACTCATAGTCTTCGACGAAGCCCACAGGGCCATCGGCAATTATGCGTATGTGGCAGTGGCTCAACAGTTCAAGGACTACTGCCGCCTGGTGCTGGGAATGACCGCCTCTCCCGGAGGGAACAAGGCGAAGATCAAGGAGGTGTGTGAGAACCTGGGCATCGTCGACATCGAGGTCCGTACCGAGTTCGACCCGGATGTCGCCCCCTATGTCCAGGATGTACAGATGCAGCACATCGAAGTGGACGTGCCGGTCGACATGAGGAAGATCATAGCCATCCTCTCATCCCTCTACGAGACATACATAAAGGAGCTGACCAACATGGGCATGCTGGACCGGGGAAGGCCAGTGAACATGCGCTATCTCCTGGACCTGCAGACGAACCTGCAGGCGCGGCTCCGTTCCGGGGAGAAGAACAAGAACATTTACCGTGCCCTCAGCCTCCAGGCCATGGCGGTGAAGATGGAGCACGCTCTAGGACTGGCAGAGACCCAGGGCACATCGGCATTGAACGCCTACTTTGAGCGTTTGGTGGCAGAGGCGAATTCGGACGAGGGATCTAAGGCATCCAAGGTAGTGGTCTCATCGGAACAGTTCAAGGACGTGCTGGAGCTGATGAAGACCATCAGGTCCGAACATCCAAAGCTGTCGAAGGTAATGAGCATAGTCTCCCAGCAGGTCAACGATAAACCGAACTCCCGAGTGTTGGTGTTCACCCATTATCGAGATACTTGCGACTTGATGGCGACGAAGCTTTCCACTATTCCAGGTGTCAAGGTGGCCAAGCTGATGGGTCAAGCGGACCGGGTGGGGGAGAAGGGACTGAGCCAGAAGGGACAGGTCGGTGTGCTGGACAAGTTCCGTAACGGCGAGTACAACGTGGTGGTGGCAACGTCCGTTGGGGAAGAAGGATTGGACGTGGCCCAGACCGACCTGGTGGTATTCTATGAACCGGTCGCCTCGGAGATCCGCTCGATCCAACGGCGGGGCAGAACTGGAAGGAAAAGGGCCGGCCGGGTGGTGATCCTGATCACCAAGGACACCAGGGACCAAGCCTACTATTATGCGAGCATCAAGAAGGAATCGGCCATGCGGAAGAGGCTCAAGGCGCTGAGCGAAGAGCTGAAGGAAGAAAAGGCGCAATGCAAGGACGAAGGCCCCGAATCGGACAAACGGCCGGACAAGCCAGGACAGGCATCGCTGTTCGATTTCTGA
- a CDS encoding nitroreductase family protein, giving the protein MTITFTDEEQNSVLDLLIGSRHTIRKLKAEAPPRPFIEEVLKAGLLAPYAQICVTREDFRRFIVIPRESPATALTSMLIKRKASAMYEEYDRIPMDDPRKGMGAKYFGFLKLIGQQGLPALGKAPYYVIVAEQKGIPEVALQSIAHCLQNMWLKATALGLGMQLLSITERMAEDKEFCELIGIPYGEYVLDGFLIGFPDAPPVPAKRPSLNEITRWL; this is encoded by the coding sequence ATGACAATCACTTTCACAGATGAGGAGCAGAACAGTGTGCTCGACCTTCTGATCGGATCGAGACACACGATCCGAAAATTAAAGGCAGAGGCGCCCCCTAGACCATTCATCGAGGAAGTCCTCAAGGCGGGTCTGCTCGCCCCCTATGCCCAGATATGTGTGACCAGGGAGGATTTCCGGCGTTTCATTGTCATCCCGCGGGAAAGCCCGGCGACAGCCCTGACATCAATGCTGATAAAACGGAAAGCATCGGCCATGTATGAGGAATATGACAGGATCCCGATGGACGATCCGAGGAAGGGAATGGGCGCGAAGTATTTCGGCTTCCTCAAATTGATCGGCCAGCAGGGCCTGCCCGCCCTGGGCAAGGCCCCCTACTATGTCATCGTCGCTGAACAGAAGGGCATCCCCGAGGTCGCTCTCCAATCCATAGCCCATTGCCTGCAGAACATGTGGCTGAAGGCCACCGCCCTCGGTCTCGGAATGCAGCTCCTTTCAATCACGGAAAGGATGGCGGAAGACAAAGAGTTCTGCGAACTCATCGGCATCCCATATGGCGAGTACGTACTGGATGGATTCCTGATCGGATTTCCCGATGCTCCCCCGGTCCCGGCAAAGCGCCCCTCATTGAACGAGATCACGAGATGGTTGTGA